In the genome of Campylobacter avium LMG 24591, the window TATCATCATATCAGCACTTGGAATTTCAGCTGCAAATCCGGCAGATTCTTACATGCTTGTTGCTTGTTTTGCTGCAGTTTCTGCATTGTGTGTTTTTCCTACTTATCCTACCTTGCTTGGTGCGGTGCAAATGGATGATACAGGCACAACTCGCATAGGCAAATTTATCTTTAATCACGCCTTTTTTTTACCGGGAGTTATGGCTATAGCTATATCTGTGGCTCTTGGCTTTTTAATAGTTCCTTTTGCTCTTTAATATCCGCCTTAATGGCGGATTTGTTAACCTTTTAAGATTACAATTCTCATAAATTTATAAATGGAGCATTTATGATAAGGATTTTAATTTTTACTGTTTTATCTTTATTTTTTATTGCTTGCTCAAATCATAGCTCTGATAATCTAATTTACGCAAACGCACTTTTAGCTAACTCTTGTTCTAATAGCTTTTTAGATAAGGAACAAGAAAAGGTAGAGAATAAAAAAGATGTAATTTATGTTGGTTTAAATGCAGCCTATATAGCTAGGCAGTGCGATGATTTTAATAGAAGTAATTATTTGTTTGATAAGGTTGAGGATTCTTATAAATACGATGTTGACCTTAAAAGTGTGGGTTCAAAAGCCCTAAAAACAGTTGGAACCACGCTGATAAATGATAATATCAGCGATTATGACGGAACCTTGTACGAAAGAATTATGTTAAATGTATACAAGGGCTTAAATTTCATGAGTTTAAACGACTTTGAAAATGCTAGAGTTGAATTTAACAGAGCCCTAAATAGACAAGACAGAGCAAAGGAATATTTCGCAAGCGACATAGCGGCTTTAAGGGCTGAATTTGATAAGAATAAAAAGGACGAAAACTACGGACAAATAAATTCAGGCTTTAATGATATAAGTAAGCAGTACGAGCATTTGTTAAAGGACTTTCAAACGACTAAAAATTTTGTAAATCCTTATGCTACCTATATGAGTGCTTTATTTTTCTTTTTGGATGATGATTATATAAAGGCTGCTGATTTGTTCAAAGAAGTGGCTGTTGTAAATTCTAAGAAAGCAGAGCTTAATGCCCAGCTTAGGGTATTTAACCAATACGCAAACTCAAGTTCTCCTCAAAGGCTTAAAAAATACATCTTTGTGGTATATGAAAATGGGCTTGGTGCCGGGCTTGAGGAGTTTAAATTTAGTATTCCTTATGTGTTTAATGATAACATTGTAAATACCTCTTTTGCCCTGCCGGTTTTAAAGACTAGGTCTTATTCTTATCCTTATTTAATCGCAAATGATCAACAAAGCGTTGAGTTGGTAAATTTTGATAATATCATAGCCACTGAATTTAAGATAAAACTGCCTTTAAAAATTCTAAAGGCAGTAAGTTCTTCCATATCAAAAACTGCTATTAATATGGCAGTGGCAAACAATGACTCAACCGGAGGTTTGCTAAGCCTTGCAACTAGTGTTTTAAATGCTGTTACAACAAATGCAGACCTTAGATACTGGTCAGCCTTGCCTAAGAGTGCTCAGGTTGTAATGCTTGAAAATAAGGGAAGCATAAGCATTGAGCAAAATACGGGAAAGATACTATACACTAATGAAAATTTAGATAAAAATAAAAATGCCTTACTTGTGCTAAGATCCTTTAGTGAGAATTCTCCAAGCAAGGTTTGGCTTATACAAAAATAATAAAGGAAGAGTATGAAACGAATTTTTATGTTTTTCACAGCTTTTGCTGTGCTTTTTGTTTTTAATGCTTGTGCTAGCAAGGCTGTTGATCCTATGCAAGAAAGGATTGAAAAGCATATAGTTTTTGAAGGGCTTAGTAAAGATATAGTTAAAAGTTTTAACTATAGGACAAACTCAAATTCCTTGTTAGAAGTAGAGCTTATCTTACTTAGTAGAAATGACAAAACTATATCTTATGAGATTTCTTGGTTTGATGAGGATGGCTTTAAAATTCAAGGCCCTGCTTATGCTGATAAAAAAGATAAGTTAAAGCTTAAGAAAAATAAGGAATTTGTCGTACAAAGAGTTGCAGCAAATAAAGATGCTGTTAGTTTTAAAATAATACTTAAGAAAGGATAAGATATGAAAAAGATTAAAATTTTAGGTTTAGGTTTAGCTACGGCTTTTCTTTTAAATGCTTGTTCTACCGCTGCGGTTTCATACACAGATGGCAAGGCTACTCAGGAAAAACAAGGAGCAGCTTTAACGCTAGGACTTGATAGAGAGGATTTTGAAAATGCTGCTGATACTATGATACAGTCCATGCTAAGAGATCCAGCCTTTGCTAATATAAGACCGGGACAAAGAAAGGTTATAGCCATAGGTAGGATAGTAAATGATACTCCTCAAAGGATAGACACTGATAGAATGATTTCTAAAATCACCATAGCTCTCAGAAAATCAGGCAAATTCGTGCTAACTACCGCAGTTGCAGCTGGCGGGGCAAAGGATAGTATGAGCCATGATGTAAGATCTTTAAGAGATAATGATGAGTTTAATCAAAACACCATAGCAAAAAAAGGCACACTTGTATCGCCTGATTTCTCACTAGCAGGTAAGATAAGACAAGACACAGTAAAACTACCTAATGGTAAAATTCAAGCTGAATATTTCTTTCACCTAACCGTAACTGATTTAACAAGCGGTTTGGCATATTGGGAAGATGAGCAAACTGTTAGCAAAACAGGTTCTAGTAAATCTGTAACTTGGTAAGGATAAGATATGAAAAAAGCACTTTTTGTTTTTGCTATCTTATCTTGTTTTATGTATGCTGAAACTAACACGAGTGTGAATTTTCAAAAGGAAATAGGCCTATCTTTAAGCACAAAGGATGGTACCTATATAAATGTCTCTGCGGGGCAAGGCAGCGGGCTAAGCAAGGAAGAAGCTACCATAAATGCCTTGCTTGAGGCTATTACCAAGATGAGAGGTTTTAGCACGGCTAATGTAAGAACCGCTTTAGCAAAGCAAAAGCTGCATGTGTTTGATGTTGGTTATAGCTCTACTTTGGATACTCAAATTTACTCCTTAACTAAGGGCAGGATAGATACTTATGAGATAACAAGTGTTGAGATAGATGAGAATGGCAGATATACAGTGTCTGTAAATGCCTATAAAACACTATTTAAAAGAGATGAAAAGCCTACTATAGCCGTTTTTAATGACTCGTATTTTAAAACCTTGGGCGATAATATACTTATAAATTTAAATAATGAGCTTATAAAAAGCGGCAAATTCACTGTTCTTGATAGAAAGAGTGATAAATACTATAAGACAGAAAAAGCCTTAATGCAAAGCGAGGATAGCTCAGGCGAGGACCTATACAAACTTGGAAATGTTATAGGCTCTGATTATATGCTTGTTTTTAACCTAAGAGATATAGGAGCCTCATCATCTAAAAGCTCTAATATAACGGTGCAAAATTCAAGCTTAAAGGGTGATGTTGTGGTTGATTACCGCTTGCTTTTATTTGCCACGAAAGAAATTAAAGCAGCAGATAGCCTCATCCTTAGCATTTCTGTAAAGGAAGATGATGTTAAAAGCAATGAAGAGGCTAGCAAAAAGATAGCTAATGCCATTTCTGCCGAGCTTATTTCCAAGCTATATCCTTTGTATGTGGCCATGGCTAGCGATAAAGAGGTTGTTTTTGAAGCAGAGTTAAAAAAGGGTGATGTTTATCTGTGC includes:
- a CDS encoding DUF1425 domain-containing protein, which translates into the protein MKRIFMFFTAFAVLFVFNACASKAVDPMQERIEKHIVFEGLSKDIVKSFNYRTNSNSLLEVELILLSRNDKTISYEISWFDEDGFKIQGPAYADKKDKLKLKKNKEFVVQRVAANKDAVSFKIILKKG
- the lpoB gene encoding penicillin-binding protein activator LpoB produces the protein MKKIKILGLGLATAFLLNACSTAAVSYTDGKATQEKQGAALTLGLDREDFENAADTMIQSMLRDPAFANIRPGQRKVIAIGRIVNDTPQRIDTDRMISKITIALRKSGKFVLTTAVAAGGAKDSMSHDVRSLRDNDEFNQNTIAKKGTLVSPDFSLAGKIRQDTVKLPNGKIQAEYFFHLTVTDLTSGLAYWEDEQTVSKTGSSKSVTW